ATTACGGATGTCCACGACTCTATAATAAAAAGAGCGTATGAGCTTAATGTTTCTGTTGAAGAGTTGTCAACCAAATATACGGAAGTTTTGCATAACGATATTAGGGAGATGAATTGTATCCCCGCAAATTTTTACCCCAAAGTAACTGAAAATATAGACGGGATTATTGAGATGATTAAAGTTCTCATAGACAAAGGTTTTGCTTATATTGAAAAAGATGGTTCGGTGTATTATAAAGTGTCCCAATTCAAAAAGTATGGGAAGCTGTCTGGCGCGCAAATTGCGCAAAGTAAAGCGGGAACTAGGATTTCCTCCGACAAATACGAGAAGGAAGAAGCCTCCGATTTTTCTTTATGGAAAGCGGCGAAAGAAGGCGAACAAAGTTGGGAGAGTCCTTGGGGAAGGGGGCGTCCTGGGTGGCATATAGAATGTTCGGTTATGGCAAAAAAATTGTTGGGAGATACTTTTGATATACACGTTGGAGGAATGGATTTAAAGTTTCCTCATCACGAAAACGAAATTGCTCAAAGTGAGGTAGCGAACGGAAAGCCTTTAGCAAGGTATTGGGTTCATTCCGGTCTTTTGGATGTTGATGGTGTGAAAATGTCCCGTTCTTTAGGGAATGTGTATAGTTTGGAGGACATGAAAAAGAAAGGCTTTTCCGCGCTTGATTTTAGATATTTAACCTTTTTAACGCATTACCGTTCAAAAATGAATTTTTCGTGGGAAGCTCTTGAGGCGGCGCAAAAGGCATACGAACGGCTCGTTTCCGCGATGTCACACTTTGTCCAAAAAGGGACTACCCCGAATCGGGGTAGTCCCTTTTTGAGTGTTTCTTTTTCTAAATATTACGATAGATTTATAACAGCAATAAACGACGACCTAAATATGCCAAAAGCGTTGGCGTTGGTTTGGGAACTTGTAAAGGATAAAGGAGTGTCCGATGAGAACAAAACAGCTCTTTTGGAGAAGTGGGATGAGGCGCTGGGGCTATGCCTAAAATCCAATCCGCCAGCTGGCGGATCAAATGTCAAAGGTTACGAAGTAAGTTCGCTTCGCGAAGTCAAATCTAAAATGTCAAAACCTTTAATGCCAAAGGAAATTCAAGAATTGTTGGGAAAAAGAAAGGCGTTGAGAAGGGAAAAAAGGTTTGAGGAAGCGGATGCCCTTCGCGAAGAAATAGAAAAACTTGGGTATAAAGTGATTGACAAGCCTCACTGATTGGTGGTATACTTTTCTTGAAATCACTTTATTTAGTTATCTCAAGAAACAAAGATGCGGTTTTTAGACCTTAAAGAGGCTTTAAAAAATTACACGGTATTTACTCCTAGCGACATAAAAAAACTGGGTGGCTCATTTTTTGGGACGAGGTTGAATGAGTGGCAAAAGAAGGGGTATATTAAAAAAGTGCTTCGCGGGTATTATATCTTTTCGGACCTGTCTCTGAATGAGAAAGTTTATTTCTTGGTTGCAAATAAGATTTACAACCCTTCTTATGTGTCGTTGGAGTCGGCTTTATCCTATTACGGTGTTATACCCGAGGCTGTTTATTCGGTAACTTCGGTAACTACTAAAAAGACTAGTCAATTTT
This is a stretch of genomic DNA from Patescibacteria group bacterium. It encodes these proteins:
- the cysS gene encoding cysteine--tRNA ligase, producing the protein MDLFLYNSLSRKKEKFVPIAPPNVGFYTCGPTVYGPSHIGHTRSYAAFDVLKRALVFNGYKVTHVMNITDVHDSIIKRAYELNVSVEELSTKYTEVLHNDIREMNCIPANFYPKVTENIDGIIEMIKVLIDKGFAYIEKDGSVYYKVSQFKKYGKLSGAQIAQSKAGTRISSDKYEKEEASDFSLWKAAKEGEQSWESPWGRGRPGWHIECSVMAKKLLGDTFDIHVGGMDLKFPHHENEIAQSEVANGKPLARYWVHSGLLDVDGVKMSRSLGNVYSLEDMKKKGFSALDFRYLTFLTHYRSKMNFSWEALEAAQKAYERLVSAMSHFVQKGTTPNRGSPFLSVSFSKYYDRFITAINDDLNMPKALALVWELVKDKGVSDENKTALLEKWDEALGLCLKSNPPAGGSNVKGYEVSSLREVKSKMSKPLMPKEIQELLGKRKALRREKRFEEADALREEIEKLGYKVIDKPH